A single genomic interval of Penaeus monodon isolate SGIC_2016 chromosome 30, NSTDA_Pmon_1, whole genome shotgun sequence harbors:
- the LOC119592365 gene encoding glutamate receptor 4-like: MRGPSVLNAKSLSPQWERWWQLNYVKFLKNQKTAFLASSSLTDLVGRGISGDFSEVVVALLLTDRDFQALDETMKRIDQRRYHWLLLCSFPCLSKIKVVYLPLDNQAVVAVLSSVSSNAEVGLWDVYQPAWHLPQRASLVGRWTPRRGSEIASEAPGPFREPWARRTNLSGLVVRCYTMESPPTTYLWDNADGSVNITGIYGELWDALKETLSFTGRCERSPDGTWGTFRDGAWTGMLGQLLKGEGDVALAPLDRTYPRSQVVSFVFDLSREWYVLVIRRPVGSSSVWDNYLREFTPSAWAAVGGFLLVTSLCLVGVTRFSPGKKRPFSLSPPPKDSITKANQRIQKWSGYNSTDFSPLTLTVNKLTLPFENLQELYERRTFSFGFSGGGALDNFFKLILPRPENLKPSWLGLQQVLEERHAY, from the exons ATGCGAGGTCCGAGTGTTCTTAACGCCA AAAGCCTGAGTCCACAATGGGAACGATGGTGGCAGCTCAACTACGTCAAATTCCTCAAGAATCAGAAGACCGCCTTCTTGGCCTCTTCTTCGCTGACTGACCTTGTGGGTCGAGGGATCTCCGGGGACTTCTCTGAGGTCGTTGTGGCGCTTCTTCTCACCGACCGCGACTTTCAAGCACTGGATGAG ACGATGAAAAGGATCGATCAAAGGCGTTATCACTGGCTCCTGTTGTGctccttcccttgcctctccAAGATAAAGGTGGTCTACCTTCCTCTTGACAACCAG GCAGTCGTAGCAGTTCTGTCTTCCGTGAGCTCTAACGCCGAAGTCGGCTTGTGGGACGTATACCAGCCGGCGTGGCACCTTCCTCAGCGAGCGTCCCTTGTGGGTCGCTGGACGCCCCGCCGCGGCTCAGAAATCGCCAGCGAGGCGCCAGGCCCCTTCAGGGAGCCCTGGGCGAGGAGAACCAACCTCTCGGGTCTCGTGGTCAGATGCTACACCATGGAG TCGCCTCCGACCACATATCTCTGGGACAATGCCGATGGGAGCGTCAACATCACAGGAATCTACGGTGAACTCTGGGACGCTTTAAAAGAGACACTCAGCTTCAC TGGCCGGTGCGAGCGGTCTCCCGACGGGACGTGGGGCACCTTCCGCGACGGCGCTTGGACGGGGATGCTCGGGCAGCTGCTCAAGGGGGAGGGCGACGTGGCCTTGGCGCCCTTGGACAGGACGTATCCGAGGTCGCAGGTCGTCTCCTTTGTGTTTGACCTCTCGAGAGAATG GTATGTCCTTGTCATCCGACGACCTGTGGGATCGAGTAGCGTATGGGACAACTACCTCAGGGAATTCACGCCCTCGGCATGGGCAGCGGTGGGCGGGTTCCTGCTCGTGACGTCACTCTGTCTGGTGGGCGTGACGAGATTCTCTCCGGGGAAAAAACGCCCCTTTTCCCTTAGCCCCCCCCCG AAAGATTCCATAACAAAAGCAAATCAGCGTATTCAAAAATG GTCCGGTTACAATTCTACCGACTTTTCCCCATTGACTCTCACGGTGAACAAGCTCACTTTGCCCTTCGAGAACCTGCAAGAGCTCTACGAGAGGAGAACTTTCTCCTTTGGCTTCAGCGGCGGTGGAGCTCTCGACAATTTCTTTAAG CTGATCCTCCCGCGGCCGGAGAACCTCAAGCCCTCATGGCTAGGACTGCAGCAGGTATTAGAGGAGCGCCACGCCTACTAA
- the LOC119592568 gene encoding cytokine receptor-like (The sequence of the model RefSeq protein was modified relative to this genomic sequence to represent the inferred CDS: added 51 bases not found in genome assembly) has translation MRPLSHINLFEVSLLVLALRALSLDTSCTKGETSCNSTAMSLNALSMVSNAVQSPVLSSDMGSSTQRPWIISTSTTTGMTYECYEGSSPFAGIVIIPAGELTAEVGRPYNVTCLIDPKLGLQAEDVDFTWNGSPIPEAEISDNRIDATISSAEQGKYNLVCQGGEKVCWRSLRVGYPPLDVENLICISRNWQDLECSWTIPENAAHPASEDYRPYFTDGSHGDKSCDQPYGCRPEDAHECCIWTNATYYPAAKDIQIYFLTQNPLGSATFRHNFSNFAIVLPNPPEKVTAEEKTPLGIQVTWQTPFPLKEFPPGLIYRIDYRISDVQAPPFSAKVGNYSNSSIREEEVAVAYPGVAYEFEVRLRSGGRPPAAPDLWEDGWSSAVARAAVETRPVAPWTTPEVGLGTYQVKVEELVVMWRPLPRLLHNGPGLRYVVTCADLSNNSIANKTVTEPSATFTNLYPDRPYRVTIQAQNDLGPSNVTSEVVVGTELPAAPLLPVVVYHQEQDHYELRWREEEGLSYTVYVCTNQSLREQPCQGDLGWINVGNVSAVNVTLQEMNVNLTTTKVHFALSAETPDNVSSGMAWDSCFAPEHYNTLRTPPSIQATNPKSSSVEVLWTIGCYGRAGIIEELEAICYQDYDLTQCTEDEPCRTNQRDVDSGRVVFENLQPSTNYTVRLRLLYRSGLSEWSVPMPFTTEEPQPSPSLPPWLIATIASGSILALVVGAVGGRFVVRKIVMTHKNLSRPIMLPREQNSEEEDMPKPQVSNYQRKNITAILRSLDEANGKYPQDEDLVAVDSYEDLSRINKTKVNVIRNDGVSKQTEHCKADNIRDAAVPDSPNHAYVRLSGYLEDFVTETEYNKGHDGLHAYDRQSANNAGAMTSGYVFVNDPSFNQRVKPISSQATSEDEEAKGDHPLVTGSSGYVQCSVTVDHTTVEMQDIHFVPPLGNAQRTQIGHQDDTKL, from the exons ATGAGGCCCTTGTCTCACATCAACCTTTTCGAAGTCAGCCTCCTCGTCTTGGCCCTCCGCGCTCTCTCCCTCGATACGTCATGCACAAAAGGAGAGACGTCATGCAATTCCACTGCCATGAGTCTAAACGCCCTCTCTATGGTAAGCAACGCTGTTCAGTCTCCTGTGCTCAGCAGTGACATGGGCAGTTCAACTCAACGCCCCTGGATCATCAGTACCTCCACTACAACCGGCATGACCTACGAATGTTATGAAGGAAGCTCCCCATTCGCCGGCATAG TGATTATCCCGGCTGGCGAGCTCACGGCCGAAGTCGGTAGACCGTACAACGTGACCTGTCTTATAGATCCGAAACTAGGTCTGCAGGCTGAGGATGTGGATTTCACGTGGAATGGCTCACCTATTCCGGAG GCGGAAATCAGCGACAACCGCATCGACGCCACCATCTCTTCTGCAGAGCAAGGGAAGTACAACTTGGTGTGCCAGGGCGGTGAGAAGGTCTGTTGGAGAAGCTTACGTGTGGGCT ACCCACCACTTGATGTGGAGAATCTAATTTGCATCTCGAGGAACTGGCAAGACCTTGAGTGCAGTTGGACGATTCCTGAAAACGCTGCCCATCCCGCCTCGGAGGACTACCGACCGTACTTCACAGACGGGTCACATGGCGATAA ATCCTGCGACCAGCCCTACGGGTGTCGGCCAGAAGATGCCCACGAATGCTGCATTTGGACCAACGCCACGTATTACCCGGCGGCGAAGGACATCCAGATATATTTTCTCACTCAGAATCCTCTGGGAAGCGCTACCTTCAGACACAACTTTAGCAATTTCGCAATAG TGTTGCCAAATCCCCCTGAGAAGGTGACAGCCGAGGAGAAGACTCCCCTGGGGATCCAAGTGACGTGGCAAACTCCCTTCCCCTTGAAGGAATTCCCACCGGGGCTGATCTATCGCATAGATTACAGGATTTCGGATGTCCAAGCGCCTCCTTTTTCG GCAAAGGTGGGTAACTACAGCAACAGCAGCATCCGGGAGGAGGAGGTCGCCGTCGCGTACCCGGGGGTCGCCTACGAGTTCGAGGTGAGGCTTCGCTCGGGCGGCCGCCCCCCCGCCGCGCCTGACCTGTGGGAGGACGGGTGGTCGTCCGCCGTCGCCCGCGCCGCCGTCGAAACGCGTCCAGTGG CACCCTGGACAACCCCTGAAGTGGGACTCGGGACGTATCAGGTCAAGGTCGAGGAGCTGGTGGTGATGTGGCGCCCTCTGCCCCGCCTCCTGCACAACGGTCCTGGCCTGCGCTATGTGGTCACCTGTGCTGATCTAAG CAACAACAGTATAGCCAACAAAACTGTGACAGAGCCAAGTGCGACCTTCACAAACCTGTATCCGGATCGGCCATACAG GGTCACGATTCAGGCCCAGAATGACTTGGGTCCAAGTAACGTGACGTCAGAGGTAGTCGTCGGGACGGAACTGCCAGCCGCCCCCCTCCTGCCGGTGGTCGTCTACCACCAGGAGCAAGATCACTATGAACTCAG GTGGCGTGAGGAGGAAGGCCTTTCCTACACTGTGTATGTTTGCACAAACCAAAGCCTGCGCGAACAGCCTTGCCAG GGCGATCTGGGCTGGATAAACGTAGGGAACGTGTCAGCCGTGAACGTGACTCTGCAGGAGATGAACGTCAACCTGACCACGACCAAGGTTCACTTCGCGCTGTCAGCCGAGACCCCGGATAACGTGTCCAGCGGCATGGCCTGGGACAGCTGCTTCGCCCCGGAACACTATAACACGCTGCGAACTCCGCCTTCCATACAGGCAACAAATCC GAAATCAAGCAGCGTAGAAGTGTTGTGGACGATCGGGTGTTACGGCCGCGCAGGAATCATTGAGGAACTAGAGGCTATTTGTTATCAAGATTATGATTTAACTCAGTGTACAG AGGACGAGCCATGCAGAACGAACCAGAGAGACGTCGACTCAGGAAGGGTGGTCTTTGAGAACCTTCAGCCTTCAACAAACTACACGGTCCGTCTCCGTCTCCTCTACCGCAGTGGGCTGTCAGAGTGGTCGGTTCCTATGCCTTTCACTACTGAAGAGCCTCAAC ATTGCAACGATCGCCAGCGGAAGCATCCTGGCGCTGGTCGTGGGCGCCGTGGGCGGCAGGTTCGTCGTCAG AAAAATTGTCATGACCCACAAGAATTTGTCCCGGCCTATCATGCTGCCTCGAGAGCAAAATAGTGAG GAGGAAGACATGCCTAAACCACAGGTTTCAAATTACCAGAGGAAGAATATTACTGCAATTCTCAG ATCCTTAGACGAAGCGAATGGGAAATACCCTCAGGATGAAGACCTGGTCGCTGTCGATAGCTACGAAGACCTATCCAGAATTAACAAGACGAAGGTGAATGTTATACGTAATGACGGAGTATCAAAGCAGACTGAACATTGTAAAGCTGATAACATCCGAGATGCAGCAGTGCCAGACTCACCAAATCACGCATATGTGAGGCTCTCGGGCTACTTGGAGGATTTCGTTACGGAGACCGAATACAACAAAGGTCACGACGGTTTACATGCTTATGACAGGCAATCTGCGAATAATGCTGGAGCAATGACGAGTGGGTACGTATTTGTGAATGACCCATCATTCAACCAACGTGTGAAACCGATTTCGTCACAAGCTACTAGTGAGGACGAGGAAGCGAAGGGAGACCATCCCTTGGTGACCGGTAGCAGTGGGTACGTGCAGTGTTCAGTGACAGTGGATCACACTACTGTAGAAATGCAAGACATCCACTTTGTCCCTCCTTTAGGAAATGCTCAGCGCACTCAGATCGG